The sequence TGTATTGGAGTTCCTCCACGGTACTTTGGCAGTGGAGATGGATGAAGCATTAAGCACTTATACTTCTCGATTATTTTTTCTGAAACTATCCAACTCCATCCATAGAATAGAATTATGTCAGGGTCAAAATTGAGAATTGCTTCTTCTGAATATTGTGATTTAGAACGTATAATTAAAAAAGTATGATCTAAACTACCTGCTAACGCGTCATAAATATTTAAAGACCATTTACGATAACCTATGCATGCAATTCTCAAAATGAGATCTCCCTGATAAGTCTAAAAGCCTCTGCATACTCTACACCTACTTGCATGCCTCTGATCATGGCATTAGCTTTAATACCTTCTCTTGACCTTGGGAATGGATAATCCTTTACTTCAGTATTATATATATTTAGGCTGTTGAATTTATTTTCAACATCTGTTTCATTTAATTGGATAAAATAATTTGGCTTGAAGCACTTTTCGAACCCCCATTCACTAGATGATAGGACTTCAAAGGTATATAAACGTAATACTTTACAGCTTGGAGTTGGCCTTGTTGCCATTATCACTGATGAATAAATGATCTTATGATCATTATTAGAGTCAGTTGATGAGTGAGTAAAGATGGTATCTGGTTGAAAGATCTTTATCCAATGTTCAATTCTTTTATTAATCTCTATTATTGGAACAGTATCTAACCTTCCACAAGGAAAATTTATAAATTCGTACTTCATAATACCCATATACTTCATTGCAGACTTAGCAGCATTATTCCTTTTAATTATTGCTTCATTTGCGTCTTTACTTT comes from Prochlorococcus sp. MIT 1307 and encodes:
- a CDS encoding PIG-L family deacetylase — protein: MKRILIIAAHPDDEVLGCGGLISKLKNSDCEFMVIFMAEGSSCRYENYQSKDANEAIIKRNNAAKSAMKYMGIMKYEFINFPCGRLDTVPIIEINKRIEHWIKIFQPDTIFTHSSTDSNNDHKIIYSSVIMATRPTPSCKVLRLYTFEVLSSSEWGFEKCFKPNYFIQLNETDVENKFNSLNIYNTEVKDYPFPRSREGIKANAMIRGMQVGVEYAEAFRLIREISF